One Vitis riparia cultivar Riparia Gloire de Montpellier isolate 1030 chromosome 4, EGFV_Vit.rip_1.0, whole genome shotgun sequence genomic window carries:
- the LOC117913307 gene encoding uncharacterized protein LOC117913307, whose translation MDAVLQIFKRSICPSTPFFKSLTKKPPTTMDELFWRASKYSMLKDDVRVATQQILVAGQASRNGAERSAKPPDRPRPFDRRQEGPSRPELPPLTPLSISYENLLPMIQDMSDFRWPRPLGTDPSKRDRSKKCVYHKEHGHTTETCRSLHYLVERLIKAGHLRQYLRSDAGGRDASRNHNSGAPTAPTAPKTIINYINGGPLDEEHDSKRKRQRLLRATLMRERINSIRLGITRGRGGARPIDETIIFPPVDPTRIATAPRRPHSVLRDMKL comes from the coding sequence ATGGATGCTGTCCTGCAGATCTTCAAGCGAAGCATCTGTCCAAGCACCCCATTTTTCAAATCACTCACTAAGAAGCCTCCTACAACGATGGACGAATTGTTTTGGCGTGCGAGCAAATACTCAATGCTCAAAGATGACGTGCGAGTAGCCACCCAGCAAATCTTGGTTGCCGGACAGGCATCCAGAAATGGTGCGGAAAGAAGTGCCAAACCTCCGGACCGGCCAAGGCCATTTGATCGAAGGCAGGAAGGGCCAAGTCGCCCGGAACTGCCGCCCCTCACACCCCTTTCCATATCCTATGAGAATCTTCTCCCTATGATCCAAGATATGTCCGACTTCAGGTGGCCTAGACCCCTCGGAACGGACCCATCCAAAAGGGATCGTAGTAAAAAATGTGTCTACCATAAGGAGCATGGTCACACAACGGAGACGTGCAGGAGCCTCCATTATTTGGTCGAAAGGCTTATAAAGGCGGGACATTTGAGGCAATACCTCCGCTCAGATGCCGGAGGTAGAGACGCTTCCCGAAATCACAACTCTGGAGCCCCCACGGCTCCAACTGCCCCCAAAaccattataaattatattaatggaGGTCCATTGGACGAGGAGCACGACTCCAAACGAAAAAGACAGAGATTGTTGCGGGCAACATTAATGCGTGAGCGTATCAATTCCATTCGGCTTGGGATAACGCGGGGGAGGGGGGGGGCTCGCCCCATAGATGAGACAATCATTTTCCCACCAGTAGACCCCACACGGATTGCAACCGCACCGCGACGCCCTCATTCTGTCCTTCGAGATATGAAACTTTGA
- the LOC117912181 gene encoding lactoylglutathione lyase-like yields MKHPAQRAKAENESRVTRAMEIEELNCLESLPLLSLNHVSLLCRSVWNSVRFYEDVLGFCLIKRPTSFDFNGAWLFNYGIGIHLLENPAMEEYDQVNDPRPINPKDNHISFLCTDVGIVKKRLQEMGMRYVTAVVEDDDANKVDQVFFHDPDGYMIEICNCENIPIIPISSCSLKPRESLYNSTTAGYKCGFMETVMMDKCGFMETVMMESLSKDMMNFSF; encoded by the exons ATGAAGCATCCAGCACAAAGAGCTAAAGCAGAGAACGAAAGCAGAGTGACAAGAGCCATGGAAATCGAGGAACTGAACTGCCTTGAGTCACTGCCCCTACTCTCATTGAACCATGTGTCTCTGTTGTGCAGATCGGTATGGAATTCTGTACGATTCTATGAAGACGTTCTGGGATTTTGTCTCATCAAACGCCCCActtcttttgatttcaatggAGCTTG GTTGTTCAATTATGGCATTGGGATACACCTGCTGGAGAACCCGGCAATGGAGGAGTACGACCAAGTCAATGATCCTCGACCCATTAATCCCAAGGATAACCACATCTCCTTCTTG TGTACTGATGTGGGAATTGTGAAGAAGAGGCTGCAAGAAATGGGGATGAGGTACGTGACAGCAGTGGTGGAGGACGACGATGCGAACAAGGTGGATCAGGTGTTTTTCCATGACCCAGATGGCTACATGATTGAGATATGCAACTGTGAGAACATCCCAATCATTCCCATCTCTTCCTGCTCACTCAAACCCAGGGAGAGTCTGTACAACAGCACCACTGCTGGATATAAGTGTGGATTCATGGAGACTGTGATGATGGACAAGTGTGGATTCATGGAGACTGTGATGATGGAGTCCCTGAGCAAGGATATGATGAACTTCTCATTCTAA